The following coding sequences lie in one Rutidosis leptorrhynchoides isolate AG116_Rl617_1_P2 chromosome 6, CSIRO_AGI_Rlap_v1, whole genome shotgun sequence genomic window:
- the LOC139855050 gene encoding uncharacterized mitochondrial protein AtMg00310-like produces the protein MVLIKSVLNSLPLYYFSLFRAPPCVLKILESVRREFFWGGSESSKIPWVKWDKVVSSYEFGGLNFGLLKSKNLALLGKWWWRFYTETDSLWVTIIRSIYGPRGGLDLESEAIRSLKPSTWKNIILTGTLLEDIGINFKASFATTTSSISTKSFWNSLWIGEQQLKVQFSRLYRLDSDPDARICDRIELKIDGSAALRADWCRSP, from the coding sequence ATGGTCCTCATCAAATCGGTTCTCAATAGCCTTCCGTTGTACTATTTCTCTCTATTTCGTGCCCCGCCTTGCGTGTTGAAAATACTTGAGAGTGTGAGAAGAgagtttttttggggcgggtcggaatCATCAAAAATTCCGTGGGTCAAATGGGATAAAGTTGTTTCTTCTTACGAATTTGGGGGGTTAAATTTCGGGCTTTTAAAGAGTAAAAATCTTGCTCTATtgggaaagtggtggtggaggttttatACCGAAACCGATTCACTTTGGGTAACTATTATTCGTAGCATCTATGGTCCTCGTGGTGGTTTGGATTTAGAGAGCGAAGCAATTCGTTCTTTAAAACCATCTACTTGGAAAAACATTATTTTGACAGGTACATTGCTTGAGGATATCGGCATCAATTTTAAAGCATCATTCGCGACAACAACAAGCAGCATCTCAACCAAAAGCTTCTGGAACTCACTGTGGATTGGCGAACAGCAGCTCAAAGTCCAATTTAGCAGGCTATATCGGCTGGATTCTGACCCCGACGCGAGAATCTGTGACAGAATCGAGTTAAAAATCGATGGATCTGCTGCCTTACGTGCGGACTGGTGTAGATCTCCATAA
- the LOC139855051 gene encoding uncharacterized protein yields MALESLVSSFVFNNSGVDTCSWSLSNNGIFSVRSLSLIIDNNILGEVINANAFETMKNNLVPKKIELFVWRAVQKRLPVRIELDKRGIDLNSVRCSLCDDDLESVDHSLIFCKNAMDVWDRVFAWWDLGSMTNLSINELLRGHGPSSPTSFGSKLWQAVEWVSAYLIWRNRNEKVFRDKCWNPHMALNEIQVKTFEWISKRSRKRKLDWLTWLNDPRSYLRLA; encoded by the coding sequence ATGGCCCTCGAATCTCTTGTGTCATCCTTCGTTTTCAACAATTCAGGGGTGGATACGTGCTCTTGGTCATTATCCAATAACGGTATCTTCTCTGTTCGTTCTTTATCCCTTATTATCGACAACAATATTCTTGGTGAAGTAATAAACGCAAATGCTTTTGAAACAATGAAGAATAATTTGGTTCCAAAGAAGATCGAATTATTTGTATGGAGGGCGGTTCAAAAAAGATTGCCCGTCCGAATCGAGTTAGACAAGCGGGGTATAGATTTGAATAGTGTTAGATGCTCGTTATGTGATGATGACCTAGAAAGCGTTGATCACTCCTTAATCTTTTGCAAAAATGCAATGGATGTGTGGGATCGAGTATTTGCGTGGTGGGATCTTGGTAGCATGACTAACCTAAGTATCAATGAACTTCTACGGGGCCACGGGCCAAGTTCTCCAACTTCATTTGGTTCCAAATTATGGCAAGCGGTCGAGTGGGTCTCGGCTTACTTAATTTGGAGGAATAGAAATGAGAAAGTTTTTCGGGACAAATGTTGGAACCCTCATATGGCGTTAAACGAAATACAAGTGAAGACTTTTGAGTGGATTTCAAAAAGATCGAGGAAGAGGAAATTAGATTGGTTAACGTGGTTAAACGACCCTCGTTCTTATCTTAGATTAGCATAG
- the LOC139852567 gene encoding acyl carrier protein 1, chloroplastic-like, which translates to MASVTGSSTLIASLSIHKPNQALTRASHFNAVSLAINGKSFPSLKSKSPRFNVSCAAKPETVDKVCSIVRKQLALPEDSDVTGESKFASLGADSLDTVEIVMGLEEEFGISVEEESAQTIATVQDAADLIEKLIEKK; encoded by the exons ATGGCTTCAGTTACTGGATCTTCAACTCTTATCGCATCTCTTTCAATCCACAAGCCCAATCAG GCACTTACCAGGGCTTCTCATTTCAACGCGGTATCACTTGCTATCAATGGGAAATCGTTCCCGTCTCTTAAATCGAAATCACCACGCTTCAACGTCTCTTGTGCG GCCAAACCCGAGACCGTGGACAAAGTCTGCAGCATCGTTAGGAAACAGTTAGCACTACCAGAAGACTCTGATGTAACTGGAGAGTCCAAATTTGCTTCACTTGGAGCCGATTCTCTTGACACG GTTGAGATTGTGATGGGACTTGAAGAAGAATTCGGAATCAGTGTGGAGGAAGAGAGTGCCCAGACCATCGCCACCGTTCAGGATGCTGCTGATCTGATCGAGAAGCTCATTGAGAAGAAGTGA